The Eretmochelys imbricata isolate rEreImb1 chromosome 4, rEreImb1.hap1, whole genome shotgun sequence sequence TTCAAGATTTGGCCCCAATTGCTTAGCTACAAAAATTCAACATAGGGCCTTAAAGTTCAAATCCAGTTAAAATATATAGCTGTTAAAACTATGCATCTTAATAAAAAGTTGGAAAATTATGTACAGCCAGAAACTCTATAGCCAAAATCATTTTAAAGATTAATTTGAAATTCACATATAACAGAATGCAATAGATGATGAAGCAACAAAAAAGTCAAAGTCAAAGAATTTtaaagattttatattttattttaggttATTTGGAGCAAGGTTTGTTGGTGAAAGAAGAACTTAAACTTAAACAGAAATATACAGGAACTTTACAATTTAAACTAGATCTACTGTCAGTCATACCAACTGATCTGCTGTACTTTAAATTAGGTCTGACCTATCCAGAATTAAGAATAAACAGAATACTTAAAGTATCTCGTATGTTTGAGTTCTTCCAGCGAACAGAAACAAGGACAAACTATCCAAATATCTTCAGGATCTCTACTCTTGTCATGTACATAGTGATTATTATTCACTGGAATGCATGTGTGTACTATTCTATCTCCAAAGCCATTGGATTTGGGGCAGACACATGGGTCTATCCAAACACCTCTGATCCTGAATTTGCCCGTCTGGCGAGAAAATATGTATATAGCCTCTACTGGTCGACGCTGACCTTGACCACTATTGGGGAAACACCTCCTCCTGTAAAGGATTCTGAGTACTTCTTTGTGGTTGTTGACTTCTTGGTTGGGGTGTTGATTTTTGCTACTATTGTTGGTAACATTGGTTCTATGATCTCCAATATGAATGCAGCCAGAGCAGAGTTTCAAGGAAGGATTGATGCTATCAAGCAGTATATGCACTTTCGAAATGTGaataaagaaatagaaaaaagagTTATTAAGTGGTTCGACTACTTGTGGACAAATAAAAAGGCAGTGGATGAAAGGGAAGTTTTAAAATATCTACCAGATAAATTAAGAGCAGAGATTGCAATCAGTGTTCATCTGGACACATTAAAGAAAGTTCGAATTTTTGCAGATTGTGAAGCTGGCTTGTTAGTTGAATTAGTCTTGAAACTGCAGCCTCAAGTCTTCAGTCCAGGAGATTACATCTGCCGAAAGGGGGACATTGGACGAGAGATGTACATTATCAAAGAAGGTAAACTTGCTGTAGTAGCTGATGATGGAATTACACAATTTGTGGTCTTAAGTGATGGCAGCTACTTTGGGGAGATTAGCATACTTAATATTAAAGGCAGCAAAGCTGGCAATCGAAGAACAGCCAACATTAGAAGCATTGGATACTCAGACTTATTTTGTCTATCTAAAGATGACCTTGTGGAGGCTTTAATAGAATACCCAGATGCAAAGGCCCTGCTGGAAGAGAAAGGTAAGGAAATCTTGCTGAAGGATGGGTTACTGGATATAGATGTTGCAAATACAGGAAGCGACCCTAAAAACATTGAAGAAAAGGTCATTCAAATGGAAGGAGCAGTGGACAACTTACAAACCAAGCTTGCCAGGCTTTTGGCTGAGTATGATGCCACACAGCAGAAACTGAAAAAACGACTGACAGAGGTTGAGAAAATACTGAAATCAACTATGCAGTTTGAATTCTCAGATTTAGAAGAATTAGATAAATAAATCTGAAATGTGTCAACACTAGAATAAAACACTGGGGACTGCCACTAGCAGTTAAGGATAAATCTTGTAAGCTACCGAGTGCCCTCAACTCTGATCCTTGAGGATGTGGCCCTTTATTATAAGCTACTACTTAGTCATGAAACATCACTTATTTCATATTAGGCAATATACATACACAGTAAACGTCAAGAAAAAAATAAGATGAAGAATCAGGCAtaagaaaggagcataaatatcATTGTTTTCATGCTACAAAATGCTACTCGGTCCT is a genomic window containing:
- the CNGA1 gene encoding cyclic nucleotide-gated channel alpha-1, with product MKVGVINTHRSYINVPRLAVQNADAGVGRIENRNRRSLAEVYDSSSILQTQEHGDSCPGYSSTNNSQAVKGVLQRISNFLVTLKYWKKRVSDEGCQTSDSFLEKIQGPQLRWSNNFNNQNLCGEISEEIMEHYLPSAIAQYNINNNSNKDEEKQKKEKKGKSDGKKEKKKDTEMQKNKEKKEKHRNKDKHKKKDKKEEEKKDLFVIDPSGNLYYYWLFCITLPVMYNWTMIIARACFDELQNDHLGMWFIFDYISDIIYIADMFVRTRTGYLEQGLLVKEELKLKQKYTGTLQFKLDLLSVIPTDLLYFKLGLTYPELRINRILKVSRMFEFFQRTETRTNYPNIFRISTLVMYIVIIIHWNACVYYSISKAIGFGADTWVYPNTSDPEFARLARKYVYSLYWSTLTLTTIGETPPPVKDSEYFFVVVDFLVGVLIFATIVGNIGSMISNMNAARAEFQGRIDAIKQYMHFRNVNKEIEKRVIKWFDYLWTNKKAVDEREVLKYLPDKLRAEIAISVHLDTLKKVRIFADCEAGLLVELVLKLQPQVFSPGDYICRKGDIGREMYIIKEGKLAVVADDGITQFVVLSDGSYFGEISILNIKGSKAGNRRTANIRSIGYSDLFCLSKDDLVEALIEYPDAKALLEEKGKEILLKDGLLDIDVANTGSDPKNIEEKVIQMEGAVDNLQTKLARLLAEYDATQQKLKKRLTEVEKILKSTMQFEFSDLEELDK